In the Gasterosteus aculeatus chromosome X, fGasAcu3.hap1.1, whole genome shotgun sequence genome, one interval contains:
- the cstpp1 gene encoding centriolar satellite-associated tubulin polyglutamylase complex regulator 1, translated as MTRVNRFNSPVPDHEYLADGDVLFYLRDAVTQLLDHQQEYTTFGLIRYFAEYFSSVKNSNHVLFREYNYIRATPHNRASFIRVFWRCYRQIGKSGDLLSTLEYRSLLQLLCPDFPLEMVQRAARIVQMEDVVDCLMSFSDFLYALQLHFYYPEFLNSMLLIYQDLLAGKSPNTVIVPTSTSIDLLRSVAAENISKEKQQQQQDGVDPSTLAQCIDALCDRFKHSHPPRSCMREVLGQTNKVYYYSFLMSLAKHESINQTIGALPSRAEFLIDPEMDQDLEKLIAQISVSPSSNSSGSAVGGLKEVHRRASPRRNIHHRRKIEVESDGSTEETDSSEN; from the exons ATGACTCGAGTGAACCGGTTCAATTCCCCTGTCCCTGACCACGAGTACCTCG CGGACGGGGACGTGCTGTTCTACCTGAGGGACGCAGTGACCCAGCTCCTGGACCACCAACAGGAGTACACCACGTTCGGGCTGATCCGCTACTTCGCTGAATA TTTCAGCAGTGTGAAGAACAGTAACCATGTACTCTTCAGAGAATATAACTACATCAGGGCCACTCCCCATAACAGGGCCTCCTTCATCCGAGTCTTCTGGAGATGTTACAGACAGATTGGCAAAAGCGGTG ACTTACTGTCCACGCTGGAGTACAGGTCGCTTCTGCAGTTATTGTGTCCAGACTTCCCTTTGGAGATGGTGCAGCGTGCAGCCAG aATTGTTCAGATGGAAGATGTCGTAGACTGTCTGATGTCTTTTTCTGATTTCCTTTATGCCCTCCAGCTGCATTTCTACTACCCAG AGTTCCTGAACAGCATGCTGCTGATCTACCAGGATCTGTTAGCAGGGAAGAGTCCCAACACCGTCATCGTTCCCACATCCACCTCCATCGACCTGCTCCGTTCTGTGGCTGCAGAGAACATCAGcaaggaaaagcagcagcaacagcaggacGGAGTAGACCCGTCCACTCTAGCTCAGTGCATTGATGCCCTCTGTGACAGGTTCAAACACAg TCATCCCCCCAGGTCCTGCATGAGGGAAGTACTTGGACAGACTAACAAAGTCTATTACTACAGCTTCCTAATGAGCCTGGCCAAACACGAGAGCATCAACCAAACTATTG GGGCACTACCCAGCAGGGCAGAGTTTCTCATTGATCCAGAGAtggaccaggacctggagaaACT AATTGCTCAGATCTCAGTAAGtcccagcagcaacagcagcggtAGTGCGGTGGGGGGGCTGAAGGAGGTGCACAGGAGAGCCTCCCCCAGGAGGAACATCCACCACAGGAGGAAGATTGAGGTGGAAAGCGATGGTTCCACGGAAGAGACCGACTCCTCTGAAAACTGA